One window of the Sparus aurata chromosome 7, fSpaAur1.1, whole genome shotgun sequence genome contains the following:
- the pdyn gene encoding proenkephalin-B, whose translation MEWYVLVLMLSLPPSIQEDCSSQCQKCAEQILGSDVAFSSLSCGAECEGQMKSCGQAPGLADLSQDEAAEEDESQQADLVKRYGGFIKRIDKNKNKNKVFTSPSHDNYILKAGALPKKYKDLLKRLEERGVDEPEDADDEPDDRMLPSYVKRYGGFLRKFGPKLKRSNSAEPESQEPEELQKRYGGFMRRIRPKLNNLKWDKRYGGFLRRHFKISVRSVEEPYYSYDDLSL comes from the exons ATGGAGTGGTATGTCCTGGTGCTGATGCTGAGCTTGCCGCCCTCCATCCAAGAAGATTGCTCTTCACAGTGTCAGAAATGCGCAGAGCAGATCCTTGGCTCCGACGTCGCCTTCAGCAGCCTG TCATGCGGTGCGGAGTGTGAGGGCCAGATGAAGAGCTGTGGCCAGGCTCCCGGGCTGGCAGACTTAAGCCAGGACGAGGCAGCTGAGGAGGACGAGAGCCAACAGGCCGACCTGGTCAAACGCTACGGTGGCTTCATCAAGAGGATcgacaagaacaagaacaagaacaaagtCTTCACCTCTCCGTCGCACGACAATTATATCCTGAAGGCCGGAGCGCTGCCCAAGAAGTACAAGGATTTGTTgaagaggctggaggagagaggtgTAGACGAGCCGGAGGACGCAGACGATGAACCGGATGATCGGATGCTCCCTAGTTACGTCAAACGTTACGGCGGCTTTTTACGCAAATTCGGCCCGAAGTTAAAGAGGAGTAATTCCGCAGAGCCGGAGAGCCAGGAGCCAGAGGAGCTACAGAAACGCTACGGAGGCTTCATGAGGAGGATCAGACCAAAGTTAAACAACCTGAAGTGGGACAAGCGGTACGGAGGCTTTCTGCGCCGCCACTTCAAAATCTCTGTGCGCTCAGTGGAGGAGCCATATTACTCATACGATGACTTGAGCTTATAG
- the gmeb2 gene encoding glucocorticoid modulatory element-binding protein 2 isoform X3, with protein MASSEVSSMQEMSEVVIVTIPAPAVEDLPSVVDEDKAVLMTAELTTQPGEDILTVAPVEAEAEASRTDSMSKEEAVIVKLTEEVDVEADVFYPITCGDAKATLVWKKFVCPGINVKCVQFNEQLISPKEFVCLAGKSTLKDWKRAIRLNGTMLRKIMDSSELDFYQHTKVCSNTCRSTKIDLVGTKVSISSDQSAELVPATPSSADLNGAAASFSEVAEETSEWVTAIGEDSVAFWHALKQAGLLEEVVEDFQKELQEVLKGLQERVCDPPLHVKDAVLLNNIVQNFGMLDLVKKVLASHKSQMDRYREQYTRSLAALEQQCDEHRKRAKELKSKSQHLNNVLMTLTPVPAAPAPKRPRLTRAVSGPAAVNAAPTQITLPLNQLTSLPLGKVLTMAGGQAGTNLAAGQEGAASIGSSAASTAFVKVVGSQFQLVTLPATMQSLATAQGTALQKQVSTNSVVDTMATDAGDSQEEGQVDGDDGGQPGQVKEEDGEQSAK; from the exons ATGGCTTCATCTGAGGTCAGCAGCATGCAGGAAATGAGTGAGGTTGTGATCGTCACCATCCCAGCCCCAGCAGTCGAAGACCTTCCCTCTGTGGTCGATGAGGATAAAGCAGTGCTAATGACTGCTGAGCTGACCACTCAGCCCGG TGAGGACATACTCACAGTAGCACCAGTGGAAGCCGAAGCTGAGGCCAGCAGAACAGATTCAATGTCAAAGGAAGAAGCAGTCATAG TGAAGTTGACAGAAGAGGTCGATGTGGAGGCTGACGTCTTCTACCCAATCACCTGTGGAGATGCCAAAGCCACGCTGGTCTGGAAGAAATTTGTTTGCCCCGGGATCAATGTTAAATGTGTTCAG TTCAACGAGCAGCTTATCAGCCCGAAGGAGTTTGTGTGTTTAGCAGGGAAATCCACCCTGAAGGACTGGAAGAGAGCCATCCGCCTCAATGGTACCATGCTCAG GAAGATCATGGACTCGAGTGAACTGGACTTTTACCAGCACACaaaggtctgctccaacacctGCCGCAGCACTAAGATCGACCTGGTTGGAACCAAAGTGTCCATCAGCAGTGACCAGTCTGCTGAACTGGTTCCTGCCACCCCCTCATCAGCTGACT TGAATGGAGCAGCAGCCTCTTTTTCAGAAGTGGCAGAGGAAACTTCGGAGTGGGTCACAGCAATCGGAG aggaCTCTGTGGCGTTCTGGCATGCGTTGAAGCAGGCAgggctgctggaggaggtggtggaagaCTTTcagaaggagctgcaggaggtgcTGAAAgggctgcaggagagagtgtgtgaccCACCACTACATGTCAAAG atgcTGTTTTGCTCAACAATATTGTGCAGAACTTTGGGATGTTGGACCTCGTGAAGAAGGTTCTGGCCAGTCATAAGAGCCAGATGGACCGTTACAGAGAGCAGTACACTCGCAGCCTCGCCG CCTTGGAGCAGCAGTGTGATGAGCACAGGAAGCGAGCCAAAGAGTTGAAGAGCAAATCCCAACACCTCAACAACGTCCTGATGACTCTCACTCCAGTCCCTGCAGCTCCTGCGCCCAAGCGCCCCCGTTTGACACGTGCCGTTTCTGGCCCAGCTGCAGTCAACGCTGCTCCCACCCAGATCACTCTGCCACTCAACCAGCTGACCAGCTTGCCGCTGGGCAAAGTTCTGACCATGGCAGGCGGCCAGGCTGGCACCAACCTGG CGGCAGGTCAGGAGGGCGCAGCCAGCATCGGCAGCTCCGCGGCCTCCACCGCCTTCGTTAAGGTGGTTGGTTCTCAATTCCAGCTGGTGACACTGCCGGCCACGATGCAGAGCTTGGCCACCGCACAAGGCACGGCTTTACAAAAGCAGGTCAGCACCAACAGTGTGGTGGACACCATGGCAACTGATGCAGGTGATTCACAAGAGGAAGGCCAGgttgatggtgatgatggaggtcagcCAGGGCAGGTTAAAGAGGAAGATGGTGAGCAGTCGGCCAAGTAG
- the gmeb2 gene encoding glucocorticoid modulatory element-binding protein 2 isoform X2 — protein MQEMSEVVIVTIPAPAVEDLPSVVDEDKAVLMTAELTTQPGEDILTVAPVEAEAEASRTDSMSKEEAVIVKLTEEVDVEADVFYPITCGDAKATLVWKKFVCPGINVKCVQFNEQLISPKEFVCLAGKSTLKDWKRAIRLNGTMLRKIMDSSELDFYQHTKVCSNTCRSTKIDLVGTKVSISSDQSAELVPATPSSADLNGAAASFSEVAEETSEWVTAIGEDSVAFWHALKQAGLLEEVVEDFQKELQEVLKGLQERVCDPPLHVKDAVLLNNIVQNFGMLDLVKKVLASHKSQMDRYREQYTRSLAALEQQCDEHRKRAKELKSKSQHLNNVLMTLTPVPAAPAPKRPRLTRAVSGPAAVNAAPTQITLPLNQLTSLPLGKVLTMAGGQAGTNLGGYTLLTSALSGPELAADASNLTVLSAAAGQEGAASIGSSAASTAFVKVVGSQFQLVTLPATMQSLATAQGTALQKQVSTNSVVDTMATDAGDSQEEGQVDGDDGGQPGQVKEEDGEQSAK, from the exons ATGCAGGAAATGAGTGAGGTTGTGATCGTCACCATCCCAGCCCCAGCAGTCGAAGACCTTCCCTCTGTGGTCGATGAGGATAAAGCAGTGCTAATGACTGCTGAGCTGACCACTCAGCCCGG TGAGGACATACTCACAGTAGCACCAGTGGAAGCCGAAGCTGAGGCCAGCAGAACAGATTCAATGTCAAAGGAAGAAGCAGTCATAG TGAAGTTGACAGAAGAGGTCGATGTGGAGGCTGACGTCTTCTACCCAATCACCTGTGGAGATGCCAAAGCCACGCTGGTCTGGAAGAAATTTGTTTGCCCCGGGATCAATGTTAAATGTGTTCAG TTCAACGAGCAGCTTATCAGCCCGAAGGAGTTTGTGTGTTTAGCAGGGAAATCCACCCTGAAGGACTGGAAGAGAGCCATCCGCCTCAATGGTACCATGCTCAG GAAGATCATGGACTCGAGTGAACTGGACTTTTACCAGCACACaaaggtctgctccaacacctGCCGCAGCACTAAGATCGACCTGGTTGGAACCAAAGTGTCCATCAGCAGTGACCAGTCTGCTGAACTGGTTCCTGCCACCCCCTCATCAGCTGACT TGAATGGAGCAGCAGCCTCTTTTTCAGAAGTGGCAGAGGAAACTTCGGAGTGGGTCACAGCAATCGGAG aggaCTCTGTGGCGTTCTGGCATGCGTTGAAGCAGGCAgggctgctggaggaggtggtggaagaCTTTcagaaggagctgcaggaggtgcTGAAAgggctgcaggagagagtgtgtgaccCACCACTACATGTCAAAG atgcTGTTTTGCTCAACAATATTGTGCAGAACTTTGGGATGTTGGACCTCGTGAAGAAGGTTCTGGCCAGTCATAAGAGCCAGATGGACCGTTACAGAGAGCAGTACACTCGCAGCCTCGCCG CCTTGGAGCAGCAGTGTGATGAGCACAGGAAGCGAGCCAAAGAGTTGAAGAGCAAATCCCAACACCTCAACAACGTCCTGATGACTCTCACTCCAGTCCCTGCAGCTCCTGCGCCCAAGCGCCCCCGTTTGACACGTGCCGTTTCTGGCCCAGCTGCAGTCAACGCTGCTCCCACCCAGATCACTCTGCCACTCAACCAGCTGACCAGCTTGCCGCTGGGCAAAGTTCTGACCATGGCAGGCGGCCAGGCTGGCACCAACCTGGGTGGGTACACCCTGCTGACCTCCGCGCTCTCTGGGCCGGAGCTGGCAGCTGACGCCTCTAACCTGACTGTTTTGTCTGCAGCGGCAGGTCAGGAGGGCGCAGCCAGCATCGGCAGCTCCGCGGCCTCCACCGCCTTCGTTAAGGTGGTTGGTTCTCAATTCCAGCTGGTGACACTGCCGGCCACGATGCAGAGCTTGGCCACCGCACAAGGCACGGCTTTACAAAAGCAGGTCAGCACCAACAGTGTGGTGGACACCATGGCAACTGATGCAGGTGATTCACAAGAGGAAGGCCAGgttgatggtgatgatggaggtcagcCAGGGCAGGTTAAAGAGGAAGATGGTGAGCAGTCGGCCAAGTAG
- the gmeb2 gene encoding glucocorticoid modulatory element-binding protein 2 isoform X1, with amino-acid sequence MASSEVSSMQEMSEVVIVTIPAPAVEDLPSVVDEDKAVLMTAELTTQPGEDILTVAPVEAEAEASRTDSMSKEEAVIVKLTEEVDVEADVFYPITCGDAKATLVWKKFVCPGINVKCVQFNEQLISPKEFVCLAGKSTLKDWKRAIRLNGTMLRKIMDSSELDFYQHTKVCSNTCRSTKIDLVGTKVSISSDQSAELVPATPSSADLNGAAASFSEVAEETSEWVTAIGEDSVAFWHALKQAGLLEEVVEDFQKELQEVLKGLQERVCDPPLHVKDAVLLNNIVQNFGMLDLVKKVLASHKSQMDRYREQYTRSLAALEQQCDEHRKRAKELKSKSQHLNNVLMTLTPVPAAPAPKRPRLTRAVSGPAAVNAAPTQITLPLNQLTSLPLGKVLTMAGGQAGTNLGGYTLLTSALSGPELAADASNLTVLSAAAGQEGAASIGSSAASTAFVKVVGSQFQLVTLPATMQSLATAQGTALQKQVSTNSVVDTMATDAGDSQEEGQVDGDDGGQPGQVKEEDGEQSAK; translated from the exons ATGGCTTCATCTGAGGTCAGCAGCATGCAGGAAATGAGTGAGGTTGTGATCGTCACCATCCCAGCCCCAGCAGTCGAAGACCTTCCCTCTGTGGTCGATGAGGATAAAGCAGTGCTAATGACTGCTGAGCTGACCACTCAGCCCGG TGAGGACATACTCACAGTAGCACCAGTGGAAGCCGAAGCTGAGGCCAGCAGAACAGATTCAATGTCAAAGGAAGAAGCAGTCATAG TGAAGTTGACAGAAGAGGTCGATGTGGAGGCTGACGTCTTCTACCCAATCACCTGTGGAGATGCCAAAGCCACGCTGGTCTGGAAGAAATTTGTTTGCCCCGGGATCAATGTTAAATGTGTTCAG TTCAACGAGCAGCTTATCAGCCCGAAGGAGTTTGTGTGTTTAGCAGGGAAATCCACCCTGAAGGACTGGAAGAGAGCCATCCGCCTCAATGGTACCATGCTCAG GAAGATCATGGACTCGAGTGAACTGGACTTTTACCAGCACACaaaggtctgctccaacacctGCCGCAGCACTAAGATCGACCTGGTTGGAACCAAAGTGTCCATCAGCAGTGACCAGTCTGCTGAACTGGTTCCTGCCACCCCCTCATCAGCTGACT TGAATGGAGCAGCAGCCTCTTTTTCAGAAGTGGCAGAGGAAACTTCGGAGTGGGTCACAGCAATCGGAG aggaCTCTGTGGCGTTCTGGCATGCGTTGAAGCAGGCAgggctgctggaggaggtggtggaagaCTTTcagaaggagctgcaggaggtgcTGAAAgggctgcaggagagagtgtgtgaccCACCACTACATGTCAAAG atgcTGTTTTGCTCAACAATATTGTGCAGAACTTTGGGATGTTGGACCTCGTGAAGAAGGTTCTGGCCAGTCATAAGAGCCAGATGGACCGTTACAGAGAGCAGTACACTCGCAGCCTCGCCG CCTTGGAGCAGCAGTGTGATGAGCACAGGAAGCGAGCCAAAGAGTTGAAGAGCAAATCCCAACACCTCAACAACGTCCTGATGACTCTCACTCCAGTCCCTGCAGCTCCTGCGCCCAAGCGCCCCCGTTTGACACGTGCCGTTTCTGGCCCAGCTGCAGTCAACGCTGCTCCCACCCAGATCACTCTGCCACTCAACCAGCTGACCAGCTTGCCGCTGGGCAAAGTTCTGACCATGGCAGGCGGCCAGGCTGGCACCAACCTGGGTGGGTACACCCTGCTGACCTCCGCGCTCTCTGGGCCGGAGCTGGCAGCTGACGCCTCTAACCTGACTGTTTTGTCTGCAGCGGCAGGTCAGGAGGGCGCAGCCAGCATCGGCAGCTCCGCGGCCTCCACCGCCTTCGTTAAGGTGGTTGGTTCTCAATTCCAGCTGGTGACACTGCCGGCCACGATGCAGAGCTTGGCCACCGCACAAGGCACGGCTTTACAAAAGCAGGTCAGCACCAACAGTGTGGTGGACACCATGGCAACTGATGCAGGTGATTCACAAGAGGAAGGCCAGgttgatggtgatgatggaggtcagcCAGGGCAGGTTAAAGAGGAAGATGGTGAGCAGTCGGCCAAGTAG